ACAAAGGATGTTTCCTTCTCACTGTTGTAGAGATCTCTCCATTTAGTTAAGGCCTGCATCGTTTTCTCTTTCTGTGGCACTCTGcagacacaagaacacacaccatTATGACATAGTCAACTAGACTATCCATAAAAAGCTAAAGTATCAAGCAGTTAAAAaatacacattcagacacattgCCTACTCTGAACAAAATAATATAAATGTTGCTGCCGGGACAttcaaaatataatttaaaatcTTACTGTTTATCTTCTTGAGCATTGAAATCCTGAGGTGGTATCCTTAGTTTTACACAGAAGTGGTTGAAGTCTCTTCTTTGCAGGTTGCTTGCAACAAACCTGAAGGCCTTCTGTAGGATTTTCTCTGTAACAACAATCCAATTTTGAGGTTGGCGTGGTGGAAAATATACAGAAAAATTACCTCTGCTCCACTTTTCATTCAATTAGAGTGTTATAGTATATGATTAAAAACACAGTAACTTGAAACACGATTTGAACGCAATTCCATTATTCAACAAGAACAAAATAGAAGAAAGTTGTGTGAACTGCAGAACAGTAAGCTGCCATGACGGTTTCTGTCCTGATCCATGCTTTACCATTCCAGGCGATTTCGCTGTTCATGTACTGGCCTATGGTAACCATCTGGTGTTGGTCACAGATGGATTTGGGTGGCCTGGTGAGTGGGTTACCCTCCAGTTCTACATGTTTCAGAGACGCCAGCTGGCTCAGATAGGGAGGTAGGTACTGCAGACggttccctgaggacacagGACTAATATTCATGTTGTCATGGAGAACAGAGTGAGGATGGAAACCATTAACGTTATTCAGTATAATCACAATGACTTTCACTTAAATCATATGAATCCTCATATTCCAACCTCTACTTAGCCACATTAAATAAAATCATAACAGCACCAAAACAAAATTGAGATATTTGGAAAGTTTGGGGTATTTACTTAAAAGTATTACATGATTCCTTCTTACCTTTCAGCTCTAGATGCTGAAGGTTTTGCAGAGCTGTTATACATTTGGGCAGGCAGGATATGTGGTTGTTATTTCCAATCAGCTTGGTGAGGTTCTTCAGTTCTCCAATGTTGTCAGGAATCTCCTGGATGATGTTGTCTGAGAAATCAAACTCTCTCAAACATCTCAGCTTCGTTAGGGTCTTAGGCAGTGTAGTCAGCTAGCGGGAGTAACAAACAGAATCTTGTAAACTTAATGAATACCATTTTTAAATTGTAACTGACGTTGTAGGCCTATGTTAGGTTTTCATTGATTAGGAACGTAGCTAAATCAATCTCAACTCATCTTACCTTTACTCCTCTTTTGTGGCACATTTTCAACTTTTCAAGGGACTTCAGATCGCACACTTTGGCAGGAAAGAGGAagaactgattgtttgaaaggtTGAGGTCCCTGAGTTCTCTCAGTCCTTTCAGCTCTGTCGATATTCGTCCTAACAAATTGTCTGACAGGTCCAGAACCTGAACACTCTTCAGATGGTGCAGCTCCAGAGGGAACTCGTCAAGCCTGTTCCCCCGGAGAAAGAGCACTTGTAGGTTTTCTAGGCCAGAAATGCCTTCTGGAACGGTCTGTATGGCGTTACCACTCAGGTCCAAATGGATAAGGCTGTGTAGTTCATAGAGAGGTTTGGGCAAAGCGCCTGTGAAACGGTTTTCTCTCAGATTGAGGTGCTGCAATGTGTGGATTTCGCCGATGTTAGCCGGTAGCTTGGACAACAAGTTTTGGCTGATGTCAAGAAATTTCAGAGGAAGTCCAGAGCACAGTCCCATTGGAAAGTTGCGAAGCTGGTTACCACCTAGATCCACCGAGGTCAACATTGAGCATTTGCGTATTTCCAGGGGGATGTGACCCAGGTAATTCTTGGAGCATTCGAAGATGGAGAGGTTTTTCAACAAGCAAATTTGTCGAGGAAGTGTTTCCAGACGGTTCCAATTAGCGATTAAGTCATGCAGCTGTGTCAAAACCCCAATGCTCTCAGGGAGTCGTCTTAATAGGTTCCCTGAAACACAGAGATGCCTGAGTTTTGAACATCCGCCTATCTTCTCTGTGAGTGAGCTTATCTTGTTGTAACTCAGTTGTAAGACCTTCAGTCCCTTCATTTTCTCCACCTCATCTGGAAGTGATGTCAGCTGGTTCATACACAAGTTCAGCTCTTCTAGGTTCGTCAGACGAAACAGTTGTGGAGGCAAACAGGTCAGGCTGTTGGCATTCATAGATAGTTGTTTTAGTTTTGTAAGTTTGGATATGTGCTTGGGTAAAGTCAAAATCTTGTTTTTTGAGAGATTGAGCATGAGGAGTTTGGAAAGTTGGCATACAACATGGGGGAAATGTGAGAGCTTGTTTCTGTCCAAATTCAAAACAGTGATGTTCTTCAAGGACCTAAAAGATTCAGGTAAAGCGTTAATGCGATTTCCGTCCAGATTGAATACTTGTAAAGTTGTCAAATCTCCAAAAGTGGGTGGAAGACATTCCAGTTTGTTGTTGCTTGCATTAATATGTGTGATATTTTTCAATTCACATATTTCATTCGGAAGCTCGGCTATTTGATTGTTACTGATGTCGAGGGCTCTGAGAAGCTGCAGTTTTTGAATAACTGAAGGTAATGAAGTCAGTTTGTTTCCTTGAACAGATAGAAATTCCACATTGCTCATGCCCTCAATCTCCTCTGGCAGAGATTTCAGTTCATTGTTTGATAGAGACAAACATTTAACTCTCACATTTTCTAGAATTAAATCCACTGGAATTTCTTTCAGACTCTTACCGTCTAAAGAGAAAGACGAATTTTGGTTTTGAAAAAATAATTCTTCAAACATTTTCATTGCAATGccctgtaaaaaagaaaagtatATAGGCTAATTAAGCTGCATAGATGCATTAAGAAGATGTCTAGAGGTATTTATTTATATCCTGTAACCAAAATAGTCAACTGTAGATGTTGCTGCTTACGCTAGCTGCCGCTTGTTATACTGTACTTCAGTCGCAAACGTAAAGCAACATTGTAACTTCTAGTACAAGATTGTCACATTGCATTTGTCAATTTAGCTCAAATGGAAACTGATGTTTAGTGTTTTCTAGCTATTTAGCGAAGGCAAAAATGCCATGAAAACTAACAGCAAAGTGAAAGATGAAGATCTGTACCTGATATTCACCACCCCAAACGTGACTTCTGATAAGTTAGATGTTTGATGTTAGTATCTAAACCATTTTGAAATAAAACTAAGTTGTGATATCTGGTTCTGGACTTTCGCCCATCACCACTAGGCTCGACCGCGGTTTCGTAACCATGGTTACACAtgtaaacattattgaaaactTGCTGTTTATCTGAACGCTTTTAATAGGATAGTTATTAAATTAATGCCAGGCTTATTTCTACCGCTTTGGCTACATCCGCACAATTAGGATTTGAGTATGTCTACCATCGCTTCATGCGAGTTTCTGAATTCATTTTGTGTGGCCACAGCGCTCTCATGTGGATTAATTTATCTTTCCACATGTCCATCTGTACACAACATGATTCAGCAAGTAATAATTCAGTCACATTATATAAATTGTTTTAATAAAATGAACcgttaaataaaaatatttacaATCCTGAAAAAATAACAGTAAGCAATATTaatttgtaaaataaacagTCATGTGAATATTGAATACACAATGTGATGAGAAAAAATCACAATTTTCTCGTGAAAACACTCCTTCAAGGCAATGGTTTGATACAAAAcagcaaaacaaacaacaaagaaaAGTACAAGTTGTGAAAGGATAAATGTCTCATATGGATTCAACCATATGCATACTTGTCTGATAAGCTTTTGTCATTTGGAGTAATTTGTCCACTCAACTTCATTAGCAGTTTCACAATAAGGCCAGCCTGTttcaaaacaagaaaaaaaaacatttacatgaACAACATTAACATTTCCAACATAAAATCCTCAGTTCTCTAAACCTTAAAACATGAGCACGTTACATAATTATTCTTCTATTCTAAAACAGTTACATCACAACTCCACCATTAAGGGAGAAATTGAATGTAATTGAATTTACCTGTTTGGTGTGCACAATGAAGTTCATCTTGTTTTCCAGACTGTGTATCTGGAAGTACTGGTCAGCAGGACCAAGCTGCCACATGAAGGAGCCATACTCCATGCTGATGAGAAGCACCTGCAAACACATAGAAAAGACTTGGGAGACAGTGGAGTGAACAATAGCTTTgaagaatacaaaaaaaaaactgtagatGGAAGAAAcacattctcctcctccatcaaacCTGCGCAATCAGATCAGGGGTTTCTCTAGGGTATATTTTTCTAAAGGAACCAGTAAACTCAAAAGATACAATTAATTTGAAAGAAAATGAAAGTTTTGGCAGATGTGGACAGATGATAGTTGAAGCATTctttcaaaaaaataaaaaaataaaactgtCAAAGTACACCAGCTACCTTGGTCTCCATGTTCAGGAGATGCAGGCCCTTGGTGTTGACCCCCACAAAGACACGGATGACCTTGTGGTTGCTGGAGCTGGCCTTGGTGAACACCTGGCCGGTGAAGAATGCGGCACCGTAGGTGGGGATGTCCCAGCAGTTCTGCAGGAAGAGCCTCTGGAGGTGGTGCATCTCCTTACTCACACCCTCACTGGTGCTCAGGCTCTGGGGGGAGGAAGTTCAGAGGAGAGGGTATAatgaggggtcagatggctgagtggttagggagttgggctattaatcagaaggttgttggttcgattcccgctcGTGCcaaaatgaggttgtgtccttgggcaaggcacttcaccctacttgcctcggggggaatgtccctgtacttactgtaagtcgctctggataagagcgtctgctaaatgactaaatgtaaatgtaatgtataaatCGAGAAGACATGGGTGGAGAAGTGGAAAGACAAAGGGGTGATGTCATGTTCACACATATATGCCTGCACCTGAGGGATGCATGTCAGATGTCGAAAATACAGATGAAATTAAATCCAACCTACTTTGTATTCATGAAGAATCCTGTTCGTCCAATGATGCGCCTTGCTTTTCATTTTGGATATGGGTACGATCGATTTGAGGTTTTCCTCACTGTTGAACACAAAACATTAAGCCTAAGCCCAGGCCATCACCAGTGTTGGGAATGCAATCAAGGTGAGCGCAATATGTGTCTGATAGTAgttcgtgtgtgagagagattgtgtgagagacagagagagagagttgtcttGTCGTACTTGAGGAAGCCCTGCTTGTGCTTCTTGCTCTCGTAGTTGCCGTAGATGATCTGTAGCAGCAGACTGGCCAGGGTGATGAGCTTGCTGTCTGGCGAGGGGAAGAACCCCTTGAGGAGACAGTGACGCGCCTCATCAAACAGGatcaggatggagagggggtccTCCACCTgccggggagagagagctcAGGGTTTTAACTGACAGGCTTTAATCTACAGAGCGGTCAGTGGACAGAAATGTCAGCCTCCAGACACATCTTGGAGGATTGtggtctacatttacatttagcagacgctcttatccagagcgactctcagtaagtactgggacattcccccgagacaagtagggtgaagtgccaaggacacaacatcctTTTGCACGAAccagcaacattctgattacaagtccgattccctaaccgctcagccacctgactccctaaccttTTTCTCTTCGTCCAGGGGCACCCGGACGTCCCTGCGCAGGAAGAGCTGGGGGTTCTCCCTCTGGGGGTCCAGCACCGTGAGGTCCGTCACGATCTCCGCCCAGATGCGCAGGTGCTGCAGGGGCTTGTGGTAGGGTTTCAGCTGCAAGTCTGAGGACAGGAGAAATCATCAACCAGAGCAAGAATGCAAATTCGCAAGGCAGGACGAGGTACGAGaccatatatttacatttgagGTATTTACCATACGGCATGATGTAAAGCAACTTTTCCAATGAGTTACAAAAGCCAAAGCAATAGAGTTGCATGGAAAATGAATGAATCCACACAAAGCTGCGTCATTGAGCCTTGCTGTTTACGATTCCGAGCAGAACAGAAGTTGTGAGACCCAGACACGGAGCGGCCATTTTGGATCAGGTCAAGTGACTCACTGAGGTTCTCGGAGCAGATCCAGATGGTGAAGTACTGCTGTGTCTCCTGGGAGAGTCGCATGCCCTCCATGATCTGCTGTACGGACGTGTTGTTGCCGTGTTTGAGCTCCACCGAGCGGTACGAACCGTCCATGCGGTAGATACGCACCTTCTCGTACTGGGGAgggaagcaacacacacacacgtttgattAGGAAATAACTTGTGTATTGTAGGCGCTTCAGACTGTTAAACTTTTTAAGCATCTCTCGTGGCATATGCAAATAGCTGGGTGAACAAAAGCTGGTCACACAAgcgaacacacacatctgatcccacatacacacctgctcacacacacagacatctggtCACACATAGTACATTGCTGAACACGCACACAGCTGGTCACAAAGCCACGGCACTTACAGGTTTGTTGTTGGCCTGCTGTAGTAGCTTGGCCGTCTCCTCCCACTCGTTCTGCTTGTTCTCCTCGCACACCTGCAGGGGGGACCGCTTCTGCTGGTCCTCCACGTGCTGAGGGAGAACACAGGCCACGGCGTTCGGACGCCAGCGCAGAACATTAGCGCTCGTTCTAAGCGTTTTCGTCCTAAGTGTTCTCGTTCTAAGTGTTCTCGTTCTAAGCGTTCTCGTTCTAAGCGTTCTCGTTCTAAGCGTTCTCGTTCTAAGCGTTCTTGTTCTAAGCATTCTCAGGTCAGTGTCGGTAGGTGTATACGCAGTGGAGTCCTACCCTGTATAGTATAGTTTCAGTCTGAAAAGCGCCTATTTTATTATTACAGTTGCCCGTGTTGCTATTTCAGAATGCAGCGCTTCACTATACAGGACTAAGTAGGCTGTTAACCAGCAAAACGTTGAACTAAAACTAGTAGGACATGAGAGGAGgtcaacagcaacaacacactGCAgatccaggttcaaatcccgccCTCTGTACCGTACAGCAGCAGCCCCAGCGTGTGATCTCACCCGGTCGATCTCGGGGTGCTGCAGCAGGAGCTGAACGATCTCCGAGTGCCCCCCGCGAGCAGCGAAGTGCAGCGGGGAGCTGAGCTGACCGTTCAGCAGGTTGGGATTACAGTTTCCCTTGTCCAGCAACAGTTTGGTAGCCTCCACTTTACCGTGCCTGCAgtcaaaacaaacatatttttgaTGGGCTATACCATAAACACCGCAGGGATTTCAACTGGTATAAACTAAAGGTATTAATACACTAATAAATAGGTGTTAATTTCCTTAGTTAACATCACCGCTACGCAGAAGCTAACACCCAAGTTAACCCCATAGCCCACACCATAGGTAAACCCATTCTATGGGTCATCATAGCTAACGGCTAACTGACCAGCAGGCGTAGTGGATGGGGGCCCAGTGATCGCTGTCCAGTTGTTTGACAGAGAAGCCGCTGTCCAGCAGCTTGGAGAGCAGCTCCGTGTCGCCCTCACAAGCACTCCGGTGCAGCGGGAAGTCATCCACCCACTGGCGCTCCCTGGGTGGGACGAGAGATCAGAATCACACAGAGATCCAGCAGGTTGCACTCGGTTATCTGATGCTGCTGCCGTTGCACTGTCCCATCATCAGAACCTTTTGTTCGTTTCGTATTTTAAAAATCTGCTATGTGAATAAAATGTATGACGTCA
Above is a window of Osmerus mordax isolate fOsmMor3 chromosome 18, fOsmMor3.pri, whole genome shotgun sequence DNA encoding:
- the krit1 gene encoding krev interaction trapped protein 1 — protein: MGNQGNLEDVFVAVIRPKNLVSLSSREYRPKAYEILLIEVPLEGKEKKKKKVLLGTKIQADGDTARSILDYVDETTKPISNNQGFIGKRVVHMKTFPLDGENEGKEVSLFIVPINVKDNSKTVYSPGSPSFYCLQDMMRVCSDTSTHFSPTTSKMLLALDKWLAEQHTVPHAIPALFRPAPVDRVRTSISNPAYFSEGSSPHMGYTALEVKSKMMSLEKADMCIQNPLYGSDLQYTNRVDKVIINPYFGLGAPDYSKIQIPKREKWQHATNTMTEDKERQWVDDFPLHRSACEGDTELLSKLLDSGFSVKQLDSDHWAPIHYACWHGKVEATKLLLDKGNCNPNLLNGQLSSPLHFAARGGHSEIVQLLLQHPEIDRHVEDQQKRSPLQVCEENKQNEWEETAKLLQQANNKPYEKVRIYRMDGSYRSVELKHGNNTSVQQIMEGMRLSQETQQYFTIWICSENLNLQLKPYHKPLQHLRIWAEIVTDLTVLDPQRENPQLFLRRDVRVPLDEEKKVEDPLSILILFDEARHCLLKGFFPSPDSKLITLASLLLQIIYGNYESKKHKQGFLNEENLKSIVPISKMKSKAHHWTNRILHEYKSLSTSEGVSKEMHHLQRLFLQNCWDIPTYGAAFFTGQVFTKASSSNHKVIRVFVGVNTKGLHLLNMETKVLLISMEYGSFMWQLGPADQYFQIHSLENKMNFIVHTKQAGLIVKLLMKLSGQITPNDKSLSDKYAYG
- the LOC136962602 gene encoding leucine-rich repeat and death domain-containing protein 1-like; this encodes MKMFEELFFQNQNSSFSLDGKSLKEIPVDLILENVRVKCLSLSNNELKSLPEEIEGMSNVEFLSVQGNKLTSLPSVIQKLQLLRALDISNNQIAELPNEICELKNITHINASNNKLECLPPTFGDLTTLQVFNLDGNRINALPESFRSLKNITVLNLDRNKLSHFPHVVCQLSKLLMLNLSKNKILTLPKHISKLTKLKQLSMNANSLTCLPPQLFRLTNLEELNLCMNQLTSLPDEVEKMKGLKVLQLSYNKISSLTEKIGGCSKLRHLCVSGNLLRRLPESIGVLTQLHDLIANWNRLETLPRQICLLKNLSIFECSKNYLGHIPLEIRKCSMLTSVDLGGNQLRNFPMGLCSGLPLKFLDISQNLLSKLPANIGEIHTLQHLNLRENRFTGALPKPLYELHSLIHLDLSGNAIQTVPEGISGLENLQVLFLRGNRLDEFPLELHHLKSVQVLDLSDNLLGRISTELKGLRELRDLNLSNNQFFLFPAKVCDLKSLEKLKMCHKRGVKLTTLPKTLTKLRCLREFDFSDNIIQEIPDNIGELKNLTKLIGNNNHISCLPKCITALQNLQHLELKGNRLQYLPPYLSQLASLKHVELEGNPLTRPPKSICDQHQMVTIGQYMNSEIAWNEKILQKAFRFVASNLQRRDFNHFCVKLRIPPQDFNAQEDKQVPQKEKTMQALTKWRDLYNSEKETSFVGDQLVRTLVLAGLYTLSSQVQAIKIYAKAIRL